The genomic window TATATGCCGGCACATGCATCCCTCTCTCCAATGAGCGGAGCTGTCGGAAATGTATTTATGATTTTTCATGAACTTATCTTCGTAAGCCTCGTACTTAATCCCGGGCGGCAGTGGTCTTTTCTCATCCGATTTCATCGAACGTGAGGGCTCGTGATAGCTCATGCCGGTAATCTCGATTCCAAGGATCGATTCGAGTAGGGACTTGGAATTGGTAAATATCTCTTCTTCCCGGGAGCTGAGCTCCGGGTGGCAGTGGAGTTCATAGTGGAACCCTATTTCATGCCCCATTTTTATTATTTCGTGAAGAGAGGTATAGGAGTCGTAAGATAACAAATTGTAGTTCTTAGCGTGAAGCCGCACAAAATAGGTGGAGTTTATGCCGAGCTCTCCCTCAATTTCAGCGAGAATGCGCATAGCGGGTAACGAGAGGTCTTCGTCATGCCGCATCACAATCGTCTTTTCTTTATTTCGTTCTAATTCTACATCATTCATTTTGAGAAATTCATAACCGTTTTCGAGGGCATTTTGAAGGCACGCCTTATAATGCGCATGAGAAAAATTGCAATTATCCCAATCAGACTTATTCATTTTAATTTCCGTCCATTATGAGCGACAGGCTTTCATCGCCACGGTTAAATATCAGGTCGATGACGCTCAGGTCAGGGATAAACTCTCCGAACCGCTGCGGGTATTTTACGGGAGTGTAATTCTGAAATTCCAATCTGATCCCATTTTCCTCAAATAATTCCGGTTTCAAATAATCTTTCCCTCCGATACCCGAAAGATATATATCCGCATTCAATTCCTTACAGTAGGAGATATTCAATTCTGTGCTTTTCAAGGTTCTTTCCGCAAGATCAGAGGCTAACATAACAGTTGTTTTGATACCAAGCCACTTTTTAATAGTATGGATGAATTTAACGTTCAATTCAACAAGAAATTTCCAATCGATTTCGTAAATGTCGAGTAATTCCGAGTCGTAGTCCTTGAAATAAACCGATTTGGAATAATTATTTATGAGTGTTCTCCTGTGAGTTCGTTTCCAATCGCTGTCGCCCGATATACGGACGTCTTTCGTAAGG from Candidatus Neomarinimicrobiota bacterium includes these protein-coding regions:
- a CDS encoding WbqC family protein produces the protein MASADIFLLLDTVQYTKLEYDNRCKIKTPDGVQWLTVPVGTPKSHTLTKDVRISGDSDWKRTHRRTLINNYSKSVYFKDYDSELLDIYEIDWKFLVELNVKFIHTIKKWLGIKTTVMLASDLAERTLKSTELNISYCKELNADIYLSGIGGKDYLKPELFEENGIRLEFQNYTPVKYPQRFGEFIPDLSVIDLIFNRGDESLSLIMDGN